In a single window of the Terrirubrum flagellatum genome:
- a CDS encoding cysteine desulfurase family protein, translating to MRGQERLHQERLYFDHNATTPLRPAAAEALVRAFSLPGNPSSIHAEGRAARAAIERAREQVARAVGGRAQDVVFTSGATEALNTLLRPAMTPTTGPSRIERLLISATAHVAALEGHGFAPESVETISVSDSGVIDIARLGRCLTELRGDGLFAPVMVAVEAANNETGALQPIAEIAKLCDAVGAALIVDAAQIIGRAPFDLAASGAAAAVLSAHKFGGPKGVGAIVFNGERLRSERPFIAGGGQEGRRRSGTENVAGIVAMGAAIEEAAREAASLGARLDNWRSRVESAMRSAAPDLAVFADAAPRLPGVSLVAIPGLRAETLLMAFDLAGVALSSGAACSSGKVRRSHVLDAMGVAPALAEGAIRISLGWSTTDAEVERFAAIFANVIQGLSERKNRRAA from the coding sequence ATGCGCGGGCAGGAACGCCTCCATCAGGAGCGCCTCTATTTCGATCATAACGCCACGACGCCGCTTCGTCCCGCGGCCGCCGAGGCGTTAGTGCGCGCGTTCTCCCTGCCCGGCAATCCCTCGTCGATCCATGCCGAGGGCCGCGCTGCGCGCGCTGCGATAGAACGAGCGCGCGAACAGGTCGCCCGAGCCGTGGGCGGCCGCGCCCAGGATGTCGTGTTCACATCAGGCGCGACCGAAGCGCTGAACACGCTGCTTCGCCCGGCGATGACGCCGACAACGGGTCCGAGTCGCATCGAGCGGCTTCTGATCTCGGCTACGGCGCATGTCGCTGCTCTGGAAGGGCACGGTTTCGCTCCCGAATCGGTTGAAACGATCTCCGTAAGCGACTCCGGAGTCATCGATATTGCCCGTCTCGGGCGCTGCCTGACCGAACTCCGCGGCGACGGCCTGTTCGCGCCCGTGATGGTCGCCGTCGAGGCCGCGAACAACGAGACTGGCGCGCTCCAACCAATTGCCGAAATCGCAAAACTCTGCGACGCGGTCGGCGCGGCGCTGATCGTCGACGCCGCCCAGATCATCGGTCGCGCGCCGTTCGATCTCGCCGCCAGCGGCGCGGCGGCCGCCGTTCTGTCGGCGCACAAGTTCGGCGGGCCGAAGGGCGTCGGCGCGATTGTCTTCAACGGCGAGCGGCTGCGCAGCGAACGCCCGTTTATCGCTGGCGGGGGACAGGAAGGTCGCAGGCGCTCGGGCACCGAGAATGTCGCCGGGATCGTCGCTATGGGCGCTGCGATCGAGGAGGCGGCCAGAGAGGCGGCGTCGCTTGGCGCGCGGCTTGACAACTGGCGCAGCCGCGTCGAATCGGCGATGCGGAGCGCCGCGCCCGATCTCGCCGTCTTCGCGGACGCCGCGCCGCGGCTGCCGGGCGTCAGCCTGGTTGCAATTCCCGGGTTGCGAGCCGAGACGCTGCTGATGGCGTTCGATCTCGCCGGCGTGGCGCTCTCCTCGGGCGCCGCTTGCTCCTCCGGGAAGGTCAGGCGCTCGCATGTGCTCGACGCGATGGGCGTCGCCCCCGCGCTTGCGGAAGGCGCGATCCGGATCAGCCTCGGCTGGTCTACGACAGACGCGGAGGTGGAACGCTTCGCCGCCATCTTCGCAAATGTGATTCAGGGACTATCTGAGAGGAAGAACCGACGCGCGGCCTGA
- a CDS encoding alpha/beta hydrolase, with protein MPEVIFNGPDGRLEGRYHPAKNKGAPIALLLHPHPQFGGTMNNQIIYNLYYLFAERGFSVLRFNFRGVGRSQGVFDHGAGELSDAAAAMDWAQQLNPDARACWIAGASFGAWIGMQLLMRRPEVEGFISIAAMANRYDFSFLAPCPSSGLFVHGSEDRVAPAKDVISVIEKVKTQKGVVIEHETIDGANHFFENKVDDLVGVVGTYLDRRLANIVPRKQGSRRS; from the coding sequence ATGCCTGAGGTTATTTTCAACGGTCCCGACGGTCGGCTGGAGGGGCGCTATCACCCCGCCAAGAACAAGGGCGCGCCGATTGCTCTGTTGCTGCATCCGCACCCGCAATTCGGCGGGACGATGAACAACCAGATCATCTACAACCTCTACTATCTCTTCGCCGAGCGCGGCTTTTCGGTGCTGCGTTTCAACTTCCGCGGCGTCGGCCGCAGCCAGGGCGTGTTCGACCATGGCGCGGGCGAACTTTCGGACGCCGCGGCGGCCATGGACTGGGCGCAGCAGCTCAATCCGGATGCGCGCGCTTGCTGGATCGCAGGCGCGTCCTTCGGCGCCTGGATCGGCATGCAGCTCCTCATGCGCCGGCCGGAGGTCGAGGGCTTCATCTCCATCGCCGCGATGGCGAACCGCTATGACTTCTCATTCCTGGCGCCCTGCCCCTCCTCCGGCCTGTTCGTCCATGGCTCGGAAGATCGGGTCGCGCCGGCGAAGGACGTGATCAGCGTGATCGAAAAGGTGAAGACGCAGAAGGGAGTCGTCATCGAGCATGAGACGATCGATGGCGCGAACCACTTCTTCGAGAACAAGGTCGACGACCTCGTCGGCGTCGTCGGAACCTATCTCGACCGGCGCCTTGCGAACATCGTGCCGCGCAAGCAGGGCAGCCGGAGAAGCTAA